In Malus sylvestris chromosome 16, drMalSylv7.2, whole genome shotgun sequence, the following are encoded in one genomic region:
- the LOC126608081 gene encoding peptidyl-prolyl cis-trans isomerase FKBP53-like isoform X3: MAFWGVEVKPGNPFTHIFDGLKGRLHVSMATLGNGTATKKSTLQCNVGNKSPVYLCSLFPEKAESLQINVEFEEREEVIFSVLGPRSVHLSGHYLPRHQHHNFDDDNSESYGEDIANSETKMSVDSEEDKYEDSFINDDDPEVFPASPVLDSEEELLDEHKPHNGKGHRRRLRKMYQVSESEVEGEDDDRCLISSLYKTKSSTRNTTEEVEEKVDKRAADTTTSNETEDGVFNATETMNDGDDVDVDGQLKRRFDQPVDTFLPSSEEGLEIGGTPKKNRKERLDDKAFESGFREKEDEAQNDDTKVENRTQNLCVEDGQEQKVANHIAFEGPDDFSKPSTEVNLENDGKLKKKRKERLEDKALKAGILEKEDEKPQKDDTRAKNRIQNLCVEDGQEQIVANHIAPEGPDDFPKPSTEVNLENGGKLKKKWKERPKDKALEKVDEAQKDDTRAQIQTQILCVMDGQEQKVAKHISVPEGPDDLSKPSIEVNLENGERPKKKRKKRVEGKILEVVCTNLDDVVKEDKGQQDEARGGICPDLPVRSEQNQQSAKDGNSGHDSGRFVDGQSDEKKVKKKKKKSKTEAHEVAGNTDVPLLSAEDNANAKSSQVKTFPSGLRIEELEAGKPDGKVATSGKKISVHYVGKLKENGKVMDSTDSSAPYRFRLGKGEVIDGWDVGIDGMRVGEKRRLVIPPSLAYGSRGDGAGIPPNSWLEYDIELVKAR, from the exons ATGGCTTTCTGGG GAGTCGAAGTGAAACCCGGAAATCCTTTCACTCACATATTTGATGGCTTGAAAGGACGCCTTCACGTTTCAATG GCCACACTGGGGAATGGGACTGCGACGAAAAAAAGCACACTTCAGTGTAATGTGGGAAACAAGAGTCCTGTTTATCTATGCTCCTTGTTTCCTGAGAAGGCTGAGTCATTGCAAATAAATGTGGAGTTTGAAGAGCGTGAGGAAGTCATCTTCTCAGTTCTTGGTCCTCGGAGTGTTCACCTATCTGGCCACTATCTTCCTCGTCACCAACATCACAATTTTGATGATGATAATTC AGAATCTTATGGGGAAGATATTGCTAATTCCGAAACCAAGATGTCTGTTGATAGTGAAGAAGACAAGTATGAAGATAGTTTTATTAATGATGATGACCCAGAAGTCTTCCCAGCTTCTCCTGTTCTTGATAGTGAAG AGGAGCTTTTGGACGAGCATAAACCTCATAATGGCAAGGGCCATCGAAGACGACTTCGGAAGATGTACCAAGTGAGCGAGTCCGAAGTGGAGGGTGAAGATGATGACAGATGCCTAATTTCCTCTTTGTACAAGACAAAATCCAGTACTAGAAACACAACAGAGGAAGTTGAAGAAAAAGTTGACAAGAGAGCCGCAGATACCACTACTAGCAATGAAACAGAGGATGGTGTCTTTAATGCTACTGAAACAATGAACGATGGTGATGATGTGGATGTAGATGGTCAGTTGAAAAG GCGATTTGACCAGCCAGTAGATACCTTCCTACCTTCTTCTGAAGAAGGCCTTGAAATTGGTGGAACACCAAAGAAAAATAGGAAAGAACGGCTGGATGATAAAGCATTTGAATCTGGTTTTCGTGAAAAAGAGGACGAAGCCCAAAATGATGACACCAAAGTTGAAAATAGGACCCAAAATTTGTGTGTGGAGGATGGACAAGAACAGAAGGTGGCCAATCATAT CGCATTTGAAGGGCCAGATGATTTTTCAAAGCCTTCAACAGAGGTCAACCTTGAAAATGATGgaaaactgaagaaaaaaaggaaagagcGGCTAGAAGATAAAGCACTTAAAGCTGGTATCCTTGAAAAGGAGGATGAAAAACCCCAGAAAGATGACACCAGAGCCAAAAATAGGATCCAAAACTTGTGTGTGGAGGATGGACAAGAACAGATAGTGGCCAACCATAT TGCACCTGAAGGGCCAGATGATTTCCCAAAGCCTTCAACAGAGGTCAACCTTGAAAATGGTGGAAAGCTGaagaaaaaatggaaagaaCGGCCAAAGGATAAAGCACTTGAAAAGGTGGACGAAGCCCAGAAAGATGACACTAGAGCCCAAATTCAGACCCAAATTTTGTGCGTTATGGACGGACAAGAACAGAAGGTGGCCAAACATAT CAGTGTACCTGAGGGGCCAGATGATTTGTCAAAGCCTTCAATAGAGGTCAAccttgaaaatggtgaaaggccaaagaagaaaaggaagaagcgTGTGGAGGGGAAAATATTGGAGGTTGTCTGCACTAACCTTGATGATGTTGTTAAAGAGGATAAAGGGCAGCAGGATGAGGCAAGGGGTGGCATCTGCCCAGATCTACCTGTGAGGAGTGAGCAAAATCAGCAGTCAGCCAAGGATGG GAATTCTGGCCATGATTCTGGTAGATTTGTTGATGGTCAGTCTGATGAAAAGAAAgttaaaaagaagaagaagaaaagtaaaACTGAAGCACATGAGGTAGCTGGGAACACAGATGTGCCTCTCTTGTCAGCAGAAGATAATGCTAATGCCAAGTCATCTCAAGTTAAGACCTTCCCAAGTGGATTAAGAATTGAGGAGTTAGAAGCTGGAAAACCAGATGGCAAAGTTGCCACATCGGGGAAAAAG ATAAGTGTTCACTATGTTGGCAAGTTGAAAGAGAATGGCAAGGTAATGGACTCAACTGACAGCAGTGCTCCTTACAGGTTTCGCTTAG GCAAAGGGGAAGTTATAGATGGTTGGGATGTTGGCATTGACG
- the LOC126608081 gene encoding peptidyl-prolyl cis-trans isomerase FKBP53-like isoform X1, protein MAFWGVEVKPGNPFTHIFDGLKGRLHVSMATLGNGTATKKSTLQCNVGNKSPVYLCSLFPEKAESLQINVEFEEREEVIFSVLGPRSVHLSGHYLPRHQHHNFDDDNSESYGEDIANSETKMSVDSEEDKYEDSFINDDDPEVFPASPVLDSEEELLDEHKPHNGKGHRRRLRKMYQVSESEVEGEDDDRCLISSLYKTKSSTRNTTEEVEEKVDKRAADTTTSNETEDGVFNATETMNDGDDVDVDGQLKRRFDQPVDTFLPSSEEGLEIGGTPKKNRKERLDDKAFESGFREKEDEAQNDDTKVENRTQNLCVEDGQEQKVANHISAFEGPDDFSKPSTEVNLENDGKLKKKRKERLEDKALKAGILEKEDEKPQKDDTRAKNRIQNLCVEDGQEQIVANHIAPEGPDDFPKPSTEVNLENGGKLKKKWKERPKDKALEKVDEAQKDDTRAQIQTQILCVMDGQEQKVAKHISVPEGPDDLSKPSIEVNLENGERPKKKRKKRVEGKILEVVCTNLDDVVKEDKGQQDEARGGICPDLPVRSEQNQQSAKDGNSGHDSGRFVDGQSDEKKVKKKKKKSKTEAHEVAGNTDVPLLSAEDNANAKSSQVKTFPSGLRIEELEAGKPDGKVATSGKKISVHYVGKLKENGKVMDSTDSSAPYRFRLGKGEVIDGWDVGIDGMRVGEKRRLVIPPSLAYGSRGDGAGIPPNSWLEYDIELVKAR, encoded by the exons ATGGCTTTCTGGG GAGTCGAAGTGAAACCCGGAAATCCTTTCACTCACATATTTGATGGCTTGAAAGGACGCCTTCACGTTTCAATG GCCACACTGGGGAATGGGACTGCGACGAAAAAAAGCACACTTCAGTGTAATGTGGGAAACAAGAGTCCTGTTTATCTATGCTCCTTGTTTCCTGAGAAGGCTGAGTCATTGCAAATAAATGTGGAGTTTGAAGAGCGTGAGGAAGTCATCTTCTCAGTTCTTGGTCCTCGGAGTGTTCACCTATCTGGCCACTATCTTCCTCGTCACCAACATCACAATTTTGATGATGATAATTC AGAATCTTATGGGGAAGATATTGCTAATTCCGAAACCAAGATGTCTGTTGATAGTGAAGAAGACAAGTATGAAGATAGTTTTATTAATGATGATGACCCAGAAGTCTTCCCAGCTTCTCCTGTTCTTGATAGTGAAG AGGAGCTTTTGGACGAGCATAAACCTCATAATGGCAAGGGCCATCGAAGACGACTTCGGAAGATGTACCAAGTGAGCGAGTCCGAAGTGGAGGGTGAAGATGATGACAGATGCCTAATTTCCTCTTTGTACAAGACAAAATCCAGTACTAGAAACACAACAGAGGAAGTTGAAGAAAAAGTTGACAAGAGAGCCGCAGATACCACTACTAGCAATGAAACAGAGGATGGTGTCTTTAATGCTACTGAAACAATGAACGATGGTGATGATGTGGATGTAGATGGTCAGTTGAAAAG GCGATTTGACCAGCCAGTAGATACCTTCCTACCTTCTTCTGAAGAAGGCCTTGAAATTGGTGGAACACCAAAGAAAAATAGGAAAGAACGGCTGGATGATAAAGCATTTGAATCTGGTTTTCGTGAAAAAGAGGACGAAGCCCAAAATGATGACACCAAAGTTGAAAATAGGACCCAAAATTTGTGTGTGGAGGATGGACAAGAACAGAAGGTGGCCAATCATAT CAGCGCATTTGAAGGGCCAGATGATTTTTCAAAGCCTTCAACAGAGGTCAACCTTGAAAATGATGgaaaactgaagaaaaaaaggaaagagcGGCTAGAAGATAAAGCACTTAAAGCTGGTATCCTTGAAAAGGAGGATGAAAAACCCCAGAAAGATGACACCAGAGCCAAAAATAGGATCCAAAACTTGTGTGTGGAGGATGGACAAGAACAGATAGTGGCCAACCATAT TGCACCTGAAGGGCCAGATGATTTCCCAAAGCCTTCAACAGAGGTCAACCTTGAAAATGGTGGAAAGCTGaagaaaaaatggaaagaaCGGCCAAAGGATAAAGCACTTGAAAAGGTGGACGAAGCCCAGAAAGATGACACTAGAGCCCAAATTCAGACCCAAATTTTGTGCGTTATGGACGGACAAGAACAGAAGGTGGCCAAACATAT CAGTGTACCTGAGGGGCCAGATGATTTGTCAAAGCCTTCAATAGAGGTCAAccttgaaaatggtgaaaggccaaagaagaaaaggaagaagcgTGTGGAGGGGAAAATATTGGAGGTTGTCTGCACTAACCTTGATGATGTTGTTAAAGAGGATAAAGGGCAGCAGGATGAGGCAAGGGGTGGCATCTGCCCAGATCTACCTGTGAGGAGTGAGCAAAATCAGCAGTCAGCCAAGGATGG GAATTCTGGCCATGATTCTGGTAGATTTGTTGATGGTCAGTCTGATGAAAAGAAAgttaaaaagaagaagaagaaaagtaaaACTGAAGCACATGAGGTAGCTGGGAACACAGATGTGCCTCTCTTGTCAGCAGAAGATAATGCTAATGCCAAGTCATCTCAAGTTAAGACCTTCCCAAGTGGATTAAGAATTGAGGAGTTAGAAGCTGGAAAACCAGATGGCAAAGTTGCCACATCGGGGAAAAAG ATAAGTGTTCACTATGTTGGCAAGTTGAAAGAGAATGGCAAGGTAATGGACTCAACTGACAGCAGTGCTCCTTACAGGTTTCGCTTAG GCAAAGGGGAAGTTATAGATGGTTGGGATGTTGGCATTGACG
- the LOC126608081 gene encoding peptidyl-prolyl cis-trans isomerase FKBP53-like isoform X2 yields MAFWGVEVKPGNPFTHIFDGLKGRLHVSMATLGNGTATKKSTLQCNVGNKSPVYLCSLFPEKAESLQINVEFEEREEVIFSVLGPRSVHLSGHYLPRHQHHNFDDDNSESYGEDIANSETKMSVDSEEDKYEDSFINDDDPEVFPASPVLDSEEELLDEHKPHNGKGHRRRLRKMYQVSESEVEGEDDDRCLISSLYKTKSSTRNTTEEVEEKVDKRAADTTTSNETEDGVFNATETMNDGDDVDVDGQLKRRFDQPVDTFLPSSEEGLEIGGTPKKNRKERLDDKAFESGFREKEDEAQNDDTKVENRTQNLCVEDGQEQKVANHISAFEGPDDFSKPSTEVNLENDGKLKKKRKERLEDKALKAGILEKEDEKPQKDDTRAKNRIQNLCVEDGQEQIVANHIAPEGPDDFPKPSTEVNLENGGKLKKKWKERPKDKALEKVDEAQKDDTRAQIQTQILCVMDGQEQKVAKHIVPEGPDDLSKPSIEVNLENGERPKKKRKKRVEGKILEVVCTNLDDVVKEDKGQQDEARGGICPDLPVRSEQNQQSAKDGNSGHDSGRFVDGQSDEKKVKKKKKKSKTEAHEVAGNTDVPLLSAEDNANAKSSQVKTFPSGLRIEELEAGKPDGKVATSGKKISVHYVGKLKENGKVMDSTDSSAPYRFRLGKGEVIDGWDVGIDGMRVGEKRRLVIPPSLAYGSRGDGAGIPPNSWLEYDIELVKAR; encoded by the exons ATGGCTTTCTGGG GAGTCGAAGTGAAACCCGGAAATCCTTTCACTCACATATTTGATGGCTTGAAAGGACGCCTTCACGTTTCAATG GCCACACTGGGGAATGGGACTGCGACGAAAAAAAGCACACTTCAGTGTAATGTGGGAAACAAGAGTCCTGTTTATCTATGCTCCTTGTTTCCTGAGAAGGCTGAGTCATTGCAAATAAATGTGGAGTTTGAAGAGCGTGAGGAAGTCATCTTCTCAGTTCTTGGTCCTCGGAGTGTTCACCTATCTGGCCACTATCTTCCTCGTCACCAACATCACAATTTTGATGATGATAATTC AGAATCTTATGGGGAAGATATTGCTAATTCCGAAACCAAGATGTCTGTTGATAGTGAAGAAGACAAGTATGAAGATAGTTTTATTAATGATGATGACCCAGAAGTCTTCCCAGCTTCTCCTGTTCTTGATAGTGAAG AGGAGCTTTTGGACGAGCATAAACCTCATAATGGCAAGGGCCATCGAAGACGACTTCGGAAGATGTACCAAGTGAGCGAGTCCGAAGTGGAGGGTGAAGATGATGACAGATGCCTAATTTCCTCTTTGTACAAGACAAAATCCAGTACTAGAAACACAACAGAGGAAGTTGAAGAAAAAGTTGACAAGAGAGCCGCAGATACCACTACTAGCAATGAAACAGAGGATGGTGTCTTTAATGCTACTGAAACAATGAACGATGGTGATGATGTGGATGTAGATGGTCAGTTGAAAAG GCGATTTGACCAGCCAGTAGATACCTTCCTACCTTCTTCTGAAGAAGGCCTTGAAATTGGTGGAACACCAAAGAAAAATAGGAAAGAACGGCTGGATGATAAAGCATTTGAATCTGGTTTTCGTGAAAAAGAGGACGAAGCCCAAAATGATGACACCAAAGTTGAAAATAGGACCCAAAATTTGTGTGTGGAGGATGGACAAGAACAGAAGGTGGCCAATCATAT CAGCGCATTTGAAGGGCCAGATGATTTTTCAAAGCCTTCAACAGAGGTCAACCTTGAAAATGATGgaaaactgaagaaaaaaaggaaagagcGGCTAGAAGATAAAGCACTTAAAGCTGGTATCCTTGAAAAGGAGGATGAAAAACCCCAGAAAGATGACACCAGAGCCAAAAATAGGATCCAAAACTTGTGTGTGGAGGATGGACAAGAACAGATAGTGGCCAACCATAT TGCACCTGAAGGGCCAGATGATTTCCCAAAGCCTTCAACAGAGGTCAACCTTGAAAATGGTGGAAAGCTGaagaaaaaatggaaagaaCGGCCAAAGGATAAAGCACTTGAAAAGGTGGACGAAGCCCAGAAAGATGACACTAGAGCCCAAATTCAGACCCAAATTTTGTGCGTTATGGACGGACAAGAACAGAAGGTGGCCAAACATAT TGTACCTGAGGGGCCAGATGATTTGTCAAAGCCTTCAATAGAGGTCAAccttgaaaatggtgaaaggccaaagaagaaaaggaagaagcgTGTGGAGGGGAAAATATTGGAGGTTGTCTGCACTAACCTTGATGATGTTGTTAAAGAGGATAAAGGGCAGCAGGATGAGGCAAGGGGTGGCATCTGCCCAGATCTACCTGTGAGGAGTGAGCAAAATCAGCAGTCAGCCAAGGATGG GAATTCTGGCCATGATTCTGGTAGATTTGTTGATGGTCAGTCTGATGAAAAGAAAgttaaaaagaagaagaagaaaagtaaaACTGAAGCACATGAGGTAGCTGGGAACACAGATGTGCCTCTCTTGTCAGCAGAAGATAATGCTAATGCCAAGTCATCTCAAGTTAAGACCTTCCCAAGTGGATTAAGAATTGAGGAGTTAGAAGCTGGAAAACCAGATGGCAAAGTTGCCACATCGGGGAAAAAG ATAAGTGTTCACTATGTTGGCAAGTTGAAAGAGAATGGCAAGGTAATGGACTCAACTGACAGCAGTGCTCCTTACAGGTTTCGCTTAG GCAAAGGGGAAGTTATAGATGGTTGGGATGTTGGCATTGACG
- the LOC126608081 gene encoding peptidyl-prolyl cis-trans isomerase FKBP53-like isoform X4, which produces MAFWGVEVKPGNPFTHIFDGLKGRLHVSMATLGNGTATKKSTLQCNVGNKSPVYLCSLFPEKAESLQINVEFEEREEVIFSVLGPRSVHLSGHYLPRHQHHNFDDDNSESYGEDIANSETKMSVDSEEDKYEDSFINDDDPEVFPASPVLDSEEELLDEHKPHNGKGHRRRLRKMYQVSESEVEGEDDDRCLISSLYKTKSSTRNTTEEVEEKVDKRAADTTTSNETEDGVFNATETMNDGDDVDVDGQLKRRFDQPVDTFLPSSEEGLEIGGTPKKNRKERLDDKAFESGFREKEDEAQNDDTKVENRTQNLCVEDGQEQKVANHIAFEGPDDFSKPSTEVNLENDGKLKKKRKERLEDKALKAGILEKEDEKPQKDDTRAKNRIQNLCVEDGQEQIVANHIAPEGPDDFPKPSTEVNLENGGKLKKKWKERPKDKALEKVDEAQKDDTRAQIQTQILCVMDGQEQKVAKHIVPEGPDDLSKPSIEVNLENGERPKKKRKKRVEGKILEVVCTNLDDVVKEDKGQQDEARGGICPDLPVRSEQNQQSAKDGNSGHDSGRFVDGQSDEKKVKKKKKKSKTEAHEVAGNTDVPLLSAEDNANAKSSQVKTFPSGLRIEELEAGKPDGKVATSGKKISVHYVGKLKENGKVMDSTDSSAPYRFRLGKGEVIDGWDVGIDGMRVGEKRRLVIPPSLAYGSRGDGAGIPPNSWLEYDIELVKAR; this is translated from the exons ATGGCTTTCTGGG GAGTCGAAGTGAAACCCGGAAATCCTTTCACTCACATATTTGATGGCTTGAAAGGACGCCTTCACGTTTCAATG GCCACACTGGGGAATGGGACTGCGACGAAAAAAAGCACACTTCAGTGTAATGTGGGAAACAAGAGTCCTGTTTATCTATGCTCCTTGTTTCCTGAGAAGGCTGAGTCATTGCAAATAAATGTGGAGTTTGAAGAGCGTGAGGAAGTCATCTTCTCAGTTCTTGGTCCTCGGAGTGTTCACCTATCTGGCCACTATCTTCCTCGTCACCAACATCACAATTTTGATGATGATAATTC AGAATCTTATGGGGAAGATATTGCTAATTCCGAAACCAAGATGTCTGTTGATAGTGAAGAAGACAAGTATGAAGATAGTTTTATTAATGATGATGACCCAGAAGTCTTCCCAGCTTCTCCTGTTCTTGATAGTGAAG AGGAGCTTTTGGACGAGCATAAACCTCATAATGGCAAGGGCCATCGAAGACGACTTCGGAAGATGTACCAAGTGAGCGAGTCCGAAGTGGAGGGTGAAGATGATGACAGATGCCTAATTTCCTCTTTGTACAAGACAAAATCCAGTACTAGAAACACAACAGAGGAAGTTGAAGAAAAAGTTGACAAGAGAGCCGCAGATACCACTACTAGCAATGAAACAGAGGATGGTGTCTTTAATGCTACTGAAACAATGAACGATGGTGATGATGTGGATGTAGATGGTCAGTTGAAAAG GCGATTTGACCAGCCAGTAGATACCTTCCTACCTTCTTCTGAAGAAGGCCTTGAAATTGGTGGAACACCAAAGAAAAATAGGAAAGAACGGCTGGATGATAAAGCATTTGAATCTGGTTTTCGTGAAAAAGAGGACGAAGCCCAAAATGATGACACCAAAGTTGAAAATAGGACCCAAAATTTGTGTGTGGAGGATGGACAAGAACAGAAGGTGGCCAATCATAT CGCATTTGAAGGGCCAGATGATTTTTCAAAGCCTTCAACAGAGGTCAACCTTGAAAATGATGgaaaactgaagaaaaaaaggaaagagcGGCTAGAAGATAAAGCACTTAAAGCTGGTATCCTTGAAAAGGAGGATGAAAAACCCCAGAAAGATGACACCAGAGCCAAAAATAGGATCCAAAACTTGTGTGTGGAGGATGGACAAGAACAGATAGTGGCCAACCATAT TGCACCTGAAGGGCCAGATGATTTCCCAAAGCCTTCAACAGAGGTCAACCTTGAAAATGGTGGAAAGCTGaagaaaaaatggaaagaaCGGCCAAAGGATAAAGCACTTGAAAAGGTGGACGAAGCCCAGAAAGATGACACTAGAGCCCAAATTCAGACCCAAATTTTGTGCGTTATGGACGGACAAGAACAGAAGGTGGCCAAACATAT TGTACCTGAGGGGCCAGATGATTTGTCAAAGCCTTCAATAGAGGTCAAccttgaaaatggtgaaaggccaaagaagaaaaggaagaagcgTGTGGAGGGGAAAATATTGGAGGTTGTCTGCACTAACCTTGATGATGTTGTTAAAGAGGATAAAGGGCAGCAGGATGAGGCAAGGGGTGGCATCTGCCCAGATCTACCTGTGAGGAGTGAGCAAAATCAGCAGTCAGCCAAGGATGG GAATTCTGGCCATGATTCTGGTAGATTTGTTGATGGTCAGTCTGATGAAAAGAAAgttaaaaagaagaagaagaaaagtaaaACTGAAGCACATGAGGTAGCTGGGAACACAGATGTGCCTCTCTTGTCAGCAGAAGATAATGCTAATGCCAAGTCATCTCAAGTTAAGACCTTCCCAAGTGGATTAAGAATTGAGGAGTTAGAAGCTGGAAAACCAGATGGCAAAGTTGCCACATCGGGGAAAAAG ATAAGTGTTCACTATGTTGGCAAGTTGAAAGAGAATGGCAAGGTAATGGACTCAACTGACAGCAGTGCTCCTTACAGGTTTCGCTTAG GCAAAGGGGAAGTTATAGATGGTTGGGATGTTGGCATTGACG